One genomic window of Fusarium fujikuroi IMI 58289 draft genome, chromosome FFUJ_chr01 includes the following:
- a CDS encoding probable deoxyhypusine synthase produces the protein MTSNSDAPPSAATEAVLVKSEEMPADAQKVEELDFNKFKGPITAENLFEGMRHMGFQASSMCEAVRIINDMRAWKDPETGDKTTIFLGYTSNLISSGLRGVLRWLVEHNHVSCIVTTAGGIEEDFIKCLGDTYVGSFSTPGAELRRKGLNRIGNLVVPNANYCAFEDWVVPILDKMLEEQEASKGTEEEINWTPSKVIHRLGKEINDERSVYYWAYKNNVPVFCPAITDGSLGDMLYFHTYKTAPLQLKIDLVEDIRRINTIAVRAKRAGMIILGGGIIKHHIANACLMRNGAESAVYINTAQEFDGSDAGARPDEAVSWGKIKIGADNVKVYMEATACFPFIVANTFAKNIGKSDQ, from the exons ATGACTTCCAACTCCGATGCTCCGCCCTCGGCGGCCACAGAGGCCGTCCTGGTCAAGTCAGAGGAGATGCCTGCTGACGCTCAGAAGGTCGAGGAGTTGGACTTCAACAAGTTCAAAGGCCCTATCACGGCGGAGAATCTCTTCGAGGGCATGCGTCACATGGGCTTCCAGGCGTCTTCTATGTGTGAGGCTGTGAGGATCATCAATGATATG CGTGCATGGAAAGACCCAGAGACGGGGGACAAGACCACAATTTTCTTGGGATATACTTCcaacctcatctcatcaggCCTTCGTGGTGTCCTCCGTTGGCTTGTCGAGCATAACCACGTGTCATGTATCGTCACCACAGCCGGTGGCATCGAAGAGGATTTCATCAAGTGCCTTGGTGACACATATGTCGGTTCCTTCAGTACCCCTGGAGCCGAACTCCGCCGCAAGGGTCTCAACCGCATTGGAAACCTCGTTGTTCCTAATGCGAACTACTGCGCCTTCGAAGACTGGGTCGTCCCCATTCTCGACAAGATGcttgaggagcaggaggctAGTAAAGgcactgaggaagagatcaactGGACGCCATCAAAGGTAATTCATCGTCTAGGTAAGGAGATCAATGATGAGCGATCCGTCTATTACTGGGCATACAAGAACAATGTCCCAGTGTTCTGCCCTGCCATCACTGACGGAAGCCTCGGAGACATGCTCTATTTCCATACTTATAAAACCGCGCCCCTGCAACTGAAGATCGATCTGGTTGAAGATATCCGAcgcatcaacaccattgcTGTCCGAGCCAAGCGGGCCGGTATGATCATCCTGGGTGGTGGTATCATCAAGCACCACATTGCCAATGCATGCTTGATGCGCAATGGTGCCGAGTCGGCGGTTTACATCAACACAGCACAAGAATTTGATGGTAGTGATGCGGGTGCTAGACCAGATGAGGCTGTATCGTGGGGCAAAATCAAAATTGGAGCTGATAATGTGAAA GTATACATGGAGGCAACAGCATGTTTTCCCTTTATTGTGGCGAACACTTTTGCAAAGAATATTGGAAAGTCTGACCAATAG